One genomic region from Leptolyngbyaceae cyanobacterium JSC-12 encodes:
- a CDS encoding ribosomal protein S1 (IMG reference gene:2510094503~PFAM: S1 RNA binding domain) has product MESQSSRSRSTETFSMDDFAKALEGFDYEFQKGQIVRGKVVSYDTNGVYVDIGAKSLAFVPEQEVSIKGVKELSAVLPQDEEAEFLIVREQDADGQVTLSLRQLEIRKAWDRLAEIRDSNQSLTVRVTGTNKGGVTVDVQGVRGFIPRSHLVERDNLEALVKTTLTATIIELNQEMGKLVLSNRLASRSVVFSQLEIGQLVEGTVSGIKPFGVFVDMNGTSGLLHINQISQKYIESLAKVFQVGQPIKAMIVNLDEGQGRISLSTKVLENFPGEMLESMETVMAEASDRESRARKAILGE; this is encoded by the coding sequence ATGGAATCGCAATCTTCTCGCTCTCGTTCCACTGAAACTTTTTCAATGGATGATTTTGCCAAAGCGTTGGAAGGCTTTGACTACGAGTTCCAGAAGGGGCAAATCGTTCGTGGGAAAGTCGTGAGTTATGACACAAACGGCGTGTATGTCGATATTGGCGCTAAGTCGCTTGCCTTTGTGCCAGAGCAAGAAGTAAGCATCAAGGGTGTGAAAGAGCTTTCAGCCGTTTTGCCCCAGGATGAAGAAGCCGAATTTTTGATTGTGCGGGAACAGGATGCGGATGGACAGGTGACGCTCTCTCTACGACAGTTGGAGATTCGCAAAGCCTGGGATCGGTTGGCAGAAATTCGGGACAGCAATCAAAGTTTGACTGTGCGGGTAACGGGTACAAATAAGGGGGGTGTCACTGTGGATGTGCAGGGTGTGCGGGGGTTTATTCCGCGATCGCACTTGGTGGAGCGTGACAACCTCGAAGCGTTGGTAAAAACTACTCTGACTGCCACCATCATTGAACTGAATCAGGAAATGGGTAAACTGGTGCTTTCTAATCGGTTAGCTAGTCGTTCGGTAGTCTTTAGCCAGCTTGAAATTGGGCAATTGGTGGAAGGCACTGTCAGCGGCATTAAGCCCTTTGGTGTATTTGTGGATATGAATGGCACCAGTGGACTGTTGCACATCAACCAGATTAGCCAGAAATATATTGAATCGCTGGCAAAAGTATTTCAGGTGGGGCAACCGATCAAAGCCATGATTGTCAACCTGGATGAAGGGCAAGGCAGAATTTCTCTTTCAACTAAAGTGCTGGAAAACTTCCCTGGCGAAATGCTGGAAAGCATGGAAACCGTGATGGCAGAAGCCAGCGATCGTGAATCTCGAGCTAGAAAAGCCATATTAGGTGAATAA
- a CDS encoding hypothetical protein (IMG reference gene:2510094508) has protein sequence MIEYKRKIKNQGGTATIMRLSSNGLNKAIPSVQDTIQRINLSGQITRREHLMLTSALLSNQHLTDEDRLKINQVLDHTQLGKLKLVN, from the coding sequence ATGATTGAATATAAACGAAAGATTAAGAATCAGGGTGGTACAGCTACGATAATGCGACTAAGTTCAAATGGACTGAATAAAGCTATTCCTTCTGTTCAAGATACAATCCAGCGGATTAACTTATCTGGACAGATAACCCGCCGTGAGCATCTTATGTTGACCTCAGCACTTCTCTCTAACCAACACCTCACGGATGAGGATCGGTTAAAAATTAACCAGGTTTTGGATCACACTCAGCTAGGCAAACTTAAATTAGTGAACTAA
- a CDS encoding protoheme ferro-lyase (ferrochelatase) (IMG reference gene:2510094507~PFAM: Ferrochelatase) codes for MVATPKKLQTSANASAIDNRVAVLLMGYGEVESYDDFANYNEQALNLLTAKFAPVPTWIYPPLAKLLAIFDLHEWSHQHSNFVSPHNAIFERQRAGIEKNLQETWGDRVKVFKAFNFCAPFLPEQVLTEIKAEGFQRLLIYPLLVVDSIFTSGIAVEQVNKALEKLTDEGEHWVKGIRYIPSFFNEPAYIDLMAQLVEEKISAELISSHLPSRIGIVLMNHGCPHKAKGFTSGIDESQSLYELVRDRLIHRYPLISVGWLNHQTPLIEWTQPNTELAARNLIELGAQAIVFMPIGFATENHETLLDVEHIIASLQRRYPEAAFVQIACVNDHPEFLKMAANWANPQIEALLSEQALSVNPSLAVAHHHHHHHHHEHRHSHHH; via the coding sequence GTGGTTGCAACCCCAAAAAAACTCCAGACCTCCGCGAACGCATCCGCCATCGACAATCGCGTTGCCGTTTTGCTCATGGGCTACGGCGAAGTTGAAAGCTATGACGACTTTGCCAATTACAATGAGCAGGCACTTAACCTGCTGACGGCAAAGTTTGCCCCTGTGCCTACCTGGATCTATCCACCTTTAGCCAAACTACTAGCAATCTTCGATTTACACGAATGGAGCCACCAGCACAGCAATTTCGTCTCGCCTCATAACGCGATTTTCGAGCGGCAGCGTGCGGGAATCGAAAAGAATCTTCAAGAAACCTGGGGCGATCGCGTCAAAGTATTCAAAGCTTTCAACTTTTGCGCCCCCTTCCTCCCTGAGCAAGTGCTGACTGAAATTAAGGCGGAAGGCTTCCAGCGTTTGCTAATCTATCCCCTACTGGTAGTGGACTCGATCTTTACCAGCGGCATCGCGGTTGAGCAAGTCAACAAAGCGCTCGAAAAGTTAACCGACGAAGGCGAACATTGGGTCAAAGGCATTCGCTACATTCCCTCATTTTTTAACGAACCCGCCTACATTGATTTAATGGCGCAACTGGTTGAGGAAAAAATCAGTGCAGAATTAATTTCCTCCCATCTTCCATCTCGCATTGGCATTGTGTTGATGAATCATGGCTGCCCCCACAAGGCAAAGGGGTTCACCTCTGGGATTGATGAAAGTCAGTCCCTATACGAACTGGTGCGCGATCGCCTGATTCATCGCTACCCACTCATTTCAGTCGGTTGGCTGAACCATCAAACACCCTTGATTGAGTGGACTCAACCCAATACAGAACTCGCTGCCAGGAACTTAATTGAACTCGGTGCTCAAGCGATTGTCTTTATGCCGATTGGCTTTGCTACCGAAAACCACGAAACCCTGCTGGATGTAGAGCACATCATTGCATCATTGCAACGCAGATACCCCGAAGCGGCATTTGTGCAAATAGCATGTGTCAACGATCATCCTGAGTTTCTAAAAATGGCGGCAAACTGGGCCAATCCTCAAATTGAGGCATTACTTTCAGAACAAGCATTATCAGTCAATCCTAGTCTGGCAGTTGCTCATCACCATCATCACCATCATCATCACGAGCACAGGCACTCTCATCACCACTAA
- a CDS encoding hydroxyacylglutathione hydrolase (IMG reference gene:2510094509~PFAM: Metallo-beta-lactamase superfamily~TIGRFAM: hydroxyacylglutathione hydrolase), whose protein sequence is MSIYRLPALSDNYIFLLHEPTQNIAAVVDPADATPVLHKLDELGAQLVAIFNTHHHADHVGGNTRLLQRFPDAVVYGGAEDQGRIPGQQVFLQEGDRVSFGDRRAEVLFVPGHTRAHIAYYFPPVDSDEMGELFCGDTLFSGGCGRLFEGTPTQMVSSLSKLRKLPDNTRVWCAHEYTLKNLQFALTVDGNNQDLQQRFAEVKAMRDRLEATIPANLGVEKRTNPFLRWDDIGLKTITKSENEIQTFARLRGMKDHF, encoded by the coding sequence ATGTCTATTTATCGTTTGCCTGCCCTGTCCGACAACTACATTTTTTTGTTGCATGAGCCAACCCAAAATATCGCGGCTGTGGTTGATCCGGCGGATGCGACACCCGTTCTTCACAAGTTGGATGAGTTGGGTGCACAATTAGTTGCCATTTTTAATACGCATCATCATGCAGACCATGTGGGTGGCAATACACGATTGCTTCAGCGTTTTCCAGATGCTGTTGTATATGGTGGGGCGGAAGATCAGGGCAGAATTCCTGGTCAACAGGTATTTTTGCAAGAGGGCGATCGCGTCTCGTTTGGAGATCGCAGGGCAGAAGTGCTCTTCGTTCCAGGGCATACCCGTGCCCACATTGCCTACTATTTCCCACCCGTAGACTCAGATGAAATGGGTGAGTTATTCTGCGGCGATACGTTGTTTTCCGGCGGTTGTGGTCGCTTGTTTGAGGGCACTCCCACTCAAATGGTTAGTTCTCTAAGCAAGCTCCGCAAGCTTCCAGACAACACTCGTGTCTGGTGTGCCCATGAGTACACGCTCAAAAATCTTCAGTTTGCTCTGACGGTAGATGGTAATAATCAGGATTTGCAACAACGTTTTGCTGAAGTAAAGGCAATGCGCGATCGCTTAGAAGCTACTATTCCTGCTAATTTAGGTGTTGAAAAACGAACCAACCCTTTTTTGCGCTGGGATGATATAGGACTGAAAACTATCACTAAATCTGAAAACGAAATTCAAACCTTTGCCCGGTTGCGAGGAATGAAAGATCATTTCTAA
- a CDS encoding pyruvate/2-oxoglutarate dehydrogenase complex, dehydrogenase component beta subunit (IMG reference gene:2510094512~PFAM: Transketolase, C-terminal domain; Transketolase, pyrimidine binding domain): MAETLLFNALREAIDEEMAKDPTVLVMGEDVGHYGGSYKVTKDLYKKYGELRLLDTPIAENSFTGMAIGAAMTGLRPIIEGMNMGFLLLAFNQIANNAGMLRYTSGGNFKIPVVIRGPGGVGRQLGAEHSQRLEAYFQAVPGLKIVACSTPYNAKGLLKSAIRDDNPVLFFEHVLLYNLKENLPDEEYYLPLDKAEIVRPGNDVTVLTYSRMRHHTVQATKTLEKEGYDPEIIDLLSLKPLDFDTIGASIRKTHRVIVVEECMRTGGIGAEILASINDRYFDELDAPMIRLSSQDIPTPYNGTLESLTIVQPQQIVEAVKKIVDGQL, translated from the coding sequence ATGGCAGAAACCCTTCTCTTCAACGCCCTCCGTGAAGCGATCGACGAAGAAATGGCAAAAGATCCAACTGTGTTAGTTATGGGTGAAGACGTAGGGCACTACGGAGGTTCCTATAAAGTCACCAAAGACCTCTACAAGAAGTATGGTGAATTGCGCTTACTAGACACCCCAATCGCCGAGAACAGCTTCACTGGAATGGCAATTGGGGCAGCCATGACAGGCTTACGCCCAATCATCGAAGGGATGAATATGGGCTTTTTACTGCTGGCATTCAATCAGATAGCCAATAATGCTGGGATGCTACGATACACCTCCGGTGGCAATTTCAAAATTCCAGTGGTGATTCGGGGTCCGGGTGGAGTGGGGCGGCAATTAGGAGCCGAGCACTCCCAACGGCTGGAGGCTTATTTCCAAGCAGTTCCTGGATTAAAAATCGTCGCCTGTTCCACTCCTTACAATGCCAAGGGGTTACTCAAATCTGCCATTCGAGATGACAACCCGGTGCTGTTTTTTGAACACGTCTTACTCTACAACCTCAAGGAAAATTTGCCTGATGAGGAGTATTATTTACCACTAGATAAAGCTGAAATTGTTCGTCCAGGTAACGATGTCACAGTTCTGACCTACTCTCGAATGCGACATCACACCGTGCAGGCAACTAAAACGCTTGAGAAGGAGGGCTATGATCCGGAGATTATCGACCTGTTGTCACTCAAGCCATTAGATTTTGACACAATTGGTGCCTCCATTCGCAAAACCCATCGAGTCATCGTGGTAGAAGAATGTATGCGAACGGGTGGCATTGGTGCAGAAATTTTGGCTTCCATTAACGATCGCTATTTCGACGAACTGGATGCCCCTATGATTCGCCTTTCCTCCCAGGACATTCCCACCCCCTACAACGGCACATTGGAGAGTTTGACAATCGTGCAACCTCAGCAAATCGTAGAAGCCGTGAAGAAGATCGTAGATGGGCAACTTTAG
- a CDS encoding hypothetical protein (IMG reference gene:2510094506) — translation MNAIALCPGFHPAALTHRFVAQFQPIMSANDSLLVFPVERYQAYSGVDVLRFLHERLSRQTPDLWLKIPITFVGFSAGVVGAMGAAIAFELMGGRVHALFALDGWGVPVAGHFPVHRLSHDYVTHWSSALLGAGLDSFYAEPAVDHLELWRSPAAVQGRWVSTNATQVSCSITALEFLTYWLQRYRQSSRTF, via the coding sequence ATGAACGCGATTGCACTTTGTCCTGGTTTTCATCCGGCTGCCCTCACGCATCGATTTGTGGCGCAGTTTCAACCCATTATGTCTGCCAATGATTCCTTGCTGGTGTTTCCAGTGGAGCGTTACCAGGCATATTCAGGGGTAGACGTTTTGCGATTTCTACATGAACGGCTCAGTCGGCAGACTCCCGATTTATGGTTGAAAATACCCATTACTTTTGTTGGGTTTAGTGCTGGAGTCGTAGGTGCGATGGGGGCAGCGATCGCCTTTGAATTGATGGGTGGGCGCGTGCATGCACTGTTTGCCCTGGACGGTTGGGGAGTCCCCGTTGCAGGGCACTTTCCAGTACATCGTCTCAGTCATGATTACGTCACACACTGGAGTTCAGCGCTGTTGGGGGCAGGGCTAGACAGCTTCTATGCCGAACCCGCGGTGGATCATTTGGAATTGTGGCGATCGCCCGCTGCTGTCCAGGGGCGATGGGTATCTACGAATGCCACTCAAGTTTCCTGCTCCATTACGGCGCTGGAATTTCTCACCTACTGGCTACAGCGATACCGACAATCAAGCCGCACTTTCTAA
- a CDS encoding alpha-amylase/alpha-mannosidase (IMG reference gene:2510094504~PFAM: Glycosyl hydrolase family 57; Domain of unknown function (DUF3536)), with protein sequence MTSSDIQRFRESFHSSALAETPHQQGNASTSQATVATIAPGSDPIRTARGVYVVVHGHFYQPPRENPYLDAIERQPSAHPFHDWNERIHHECYRPNAFARIVNDREEVMGIVNNYEYLSFNFGPTLLNWLERYDVETYQRILEADRRSCARLNGHGNAIAQVYNHIILPLASDRDKLTQIRWGKEDFRSRFGRDPEGMWLAETAVDYPTLAALVTEGIKFIILAPSQAQRCRPMPTPDNPHPDWHEVGGSQIDPTRPYRCFLNGNKEWGLGNGNTPPYIDIFFYDGPISRDMGFDNVLSNAHHFAGRLGQAVRGDQRPAQLISVATDGETFGHHKGGTEKCLAYSFTKEFPSRGWTVTNFAHYLSLNAPDWEVELKPVTAWSCSHGVDRWQEDCGCGGGHVWHQKWRRPLRDALNWLRDQLARVYEDAASKLFHNPWKARDEYIQVIRDRSVNNVTQFLERHQTHILNAAERVDALRLLEMQRHAMLMFTSCGWFFEEISRPEGVQILRYAARALELAGDVTGIRLEELFIKQLEAAPSNVELFGNGATVYRQLVHSAQISLEQVAAHYAISSLFTTHSREQRVYCYTAHQSDYQLQRIGAMTLAIGRLQLISEVTRETADFTFAVLHLGGWDFHCCIQPFSGRRDYSEMKDDLFDALKQASSAHIILAMNRRFGDQSFSLQSLFAEERHRIMRLLTQGTLNRLAQLYTQVYRDNYGVLMAFQRDELVVPREMQVAAEVALSHRMLLSLRALEQESSDLSANEYQAGLDHLSELEAIATEAHHMRCQLDVPEARQILERLILQVLRHLLSEFDPTALYADLSRIERLIKLGEQMNLNLSLAQAQELYFAYLTSWIIPECLKWAVQEQGNLEQTTETKISLPYLRSLLKLGQLLAIDVDGWLAQLSLASPIS encoded by the coding sequence ATGACTTCTTCTGATATTCAACGTTTCCGTGAGTCGTTCCATTCGTCGGCTCTTGCCGAAACGCCGCATCAGCAGGGCAACGCTAGTACGTCTCAGGCAACGGTTGCAACGATTGCGCCGGGAAGTGATCCCATCCGAACGGCGAGGGGCGTGTATGTAGTTGTTCACGGGCACTTCTACCAACCCCCTCGTGAAAATCCTTATCTGGACGCGATTGAGCGACAACCCAGCGCCCATCCTTTTCATGATTGGAATGAGCGAATTCACCACGAATGTTACCGTCCGAATGCGTTTGCTCGGATCGTCAACGATCGCGAAGAGGTGATGGGGATCGTTAATAACTATGAATATCTCAGTTTTAACTTTGGTCCAACGTTACTGAATTGGCTGGAGCGCTACGATGTGGAAACCTACCAGCGTATTCTGGAAGCTGATCGTAGAAGTTGTGCCCGCTTGAATGGACATGGCAACGCGATCGCCCAGGTGTACAACCACATCATCCTGCCCCTTGCTAGCGATCGCGACAAACTTACCCAAATCCGTTGGGGCAAAGAAGACTTCCGCTCCCGGTTTGGGCGCGATCCTGAAGGCATGTGGTTAGCGGAGACAGCCGTAGACTATCCCACTCTGGCCGCGCTAGTTACGGAAGGGATCAAGTTTATTATCCTGGCACCTTCCCAGGCACAACGCTGCCGTCCAATGCCCACCCCTGACAACCCTCATCCCGACTGGCATGAAGTTGGCGGCAGTCAGATTGATCCCACCCGTCCCTATCGGTGTTTTTTGAACGGGAACAAGGAATGGGGACTGGGGAATGGGAATACACCACCCTACATTGATATTTTTTTCTACGATGGTCCGATCTCTCGCGATATGGGGTTTGACAATGTTTTGTCGAATGCTCATCACTTTGCGGGTCGGTTGGGGCAGGCAGTGCGCGGGGATCAGCGTCCGGCTCAGTTAATCTCTGTGGCAACAGATGGGGAAACCTTTGGGCATCACAAGGGCGGTACTGAAAAATGTCTTGCCTACAGCTTTACCAAAGAGTTTCCTAGTCGAGGGTGGACTGTGACCAACTTTGCTCATTACTTGTCGCTCAATGCGCCTGATTGGGAAGTGGAACTCAAGCCTGTAACTGCCTGGAGTTGTAGCCACGGGGTTGATCGCTGGCAGGAGGATTGTGGTTGCGGTGGTGGACATGTGTGGCATCAGAAATGGCGACGACCATTACGAGATGCCCTTAATTGGCTACGAGATCAACTGGCGCGAGTATATGAAGATGCTGCTAGCAAGCTATTTCACAATCCCTGGAAAGCGCGTGATGAATACATCCAGGTGATACGCGATCGCTCCGTCAATAATGTTACTCAGTTTTTGGAACGACACCAAACCCATATTCTGAATGCTGCTGAACGAGTGGATGCATTGCGACTGCTGGAAATGCAACGTCATGCCATGCTAATGTTCACCAGTTGTGGCTGGTTTTTTGAAGAAATTTCCCGTCCAGAGGGTGTCCAAATCCTGCGCTATGCTGCCCGAGCATTAGAGCTAGCAGGTGATGTGACGGGGATTCGACTGGAAGAGTTGTTTATTAAACAGTTGGAAGCGGCTCCCAGTAATGTGGAATTGTTTGGCAATGGCGCGACGGTGTATCGTCAGTTGGTACACTCTGCCCAAATCTCATTGGAGCAGGTTGCGGCTCATTATGCCATCAGTTCTCTGTTTACTACCCATTCCAGGGAACAGCGAGTTTATTGCTACACAGCGCATCAGTCAGACTATCAGTTGCAACGGATTGGCGCTATGACGCTAGCGATCGGGCGTTTGCAGTTAATCTCGGAAGTTACTCGCGAGACTGCAGACTTTACCTTTGCGGTGTTGCATCTAGGCGGATGGGATTTCCACTGCTGCATTCAACCCTTCTCTGGGCGGCGCGATTACAGCGAAATGAAGGATGACCTGTTCGACGCATTGAAGCAGGCAAGTTCAGCCCACATCATTCTGGCGATGAATCGTCGCTTTGGGGATCAATCCTTTAGTCTGCAAAGTTTGTTTGCGGAAGAACGTCATCGCATCATGCGCTTGCTGACGCAGGGCACGCTGAACCGTTTGGCGCAACTCTACACCCAGGTTTACCGGGATAACTATGGGGTGTTGATGGCATTTCAACGGGATGAATTGGTGGTGCCACGAGAAATGCAAGTGGCGGCAGAAGTGGCATTGAGTCACCGCATGTTGCTGTCGTTAAGGGCACTGGAACAGGAAAGTAGTGACCTGTCTGCTAACGAATACCAGGCTGGGTTAGACCATCTGTCCGAACTGGAAGCGATCGCCACTGAAGCCCACCACATGCGCTGTCAGTTGGATGTGCCAGAAGCTCGCCAAATTCTGGAACGTCTAATTCTTCAAGTACTTCGCCATCTTTTATCAGAGTTTGACCCAACTGCCCTTTACGCTGATCTGTCTCGTATTGAGCGGCTCATTAAGTTGGGTGAGCAGATGAACTTGAACCTCTCGCTGGCACAAGCGCAAGAGCTATATTTTGCCTATCTGACCAGCTGGATCATTCCTGAATGCTTAAAGTGGGCAGTCCAGGAACAGGGCAATTTGGAACAGACCACCGAGACAAAAATTAGCCTGCCCTATCTGCGATCGCTGCTGAAACTAGGACAACTCCTAGCAATAGACGTAGACGGTTGGTTGGCGCAACTATCACTTGCTTCCCCCATCTCTTAA
- a CDS encoding protein-export membrane protein, SecD/SecF family (IMG reference gene:2510094513~PFAM: Protein export membrane protein; SecD/SecF GG Motif~TIGRFAM: protein-export membrane protein SecD; protein-export membrane protein, SecD/SecF family): MGRQRLLLILIAALVAGAIAVIFTLPIQLGLDLRGGSQLTLQVKTTEKKQEITQDDLNAVLKVIEGRVNELGVSESLVVPAGKDQILVQLPGVSDPQEAERILGGTAQLDFRRELPKPEVKTQISVRMQELAALEAKQAELKQAGDTAAIAANQAAIQEKQKQLTALYDQLYEKTGLTGDNLNNAGTQPASSVSNDWNVTLQFDSEGAKLFADLTKSLAGTGRTLGIFLDNRLISSPIVGVEHAQTGITGGNAVIQGNFTAQSANELAIQLRGGSLPFPVEIVENRTVGATLGRDSIQRSIYAAMGGLFLVLVFMVLYYRLPGAIADIALIIYATLTLAVFILLGVTLTLPGIAGFILSIGMAVDANVLIFERTREELRAGKSLYRSVESGFYRAFSSILDSNVTTVIACLALFFLGAGLVKGFALTLGIGVVISMFTAVTCSRTLMLYAISFPGLRKPEYFCPSLKGTKVEA, encoded by the coding sequence ATGGGAAGACAACGGTTGCTTTTGATCCTGATTGCGGCATTGGTGGCAGGCGCGATCGCAGTGATTTTCACACTCCCTATCCAGCTTGGGTTGGACTTGCGGGGCGGTTCTCAGTTGACACTTCAAGTCAAAACCACCGAGAAAAAACAAGAGATTACTCAGGACGATTTAAACGCAGTACTGAAAGTAATTGAAGGACGGGTCAATGAACTCGGTGTGTCAGAGTCACTTGTGGTTCCGGCTGGAAAAGATCAAATTTTGGTGCAGCTACCAGGAGTCAGCGATCCCCAGGAAGCAGAACGGATTTTGGGAGGCACCGCCCAGCTAGACTTTCGGCGTGAATTGCCTAAGCCAGAAGTCAAGACTCAAATTTCAGTGCGCATGCAAGAACTTGCCGCTCTTGAAGCGAAACAGGCTGAATTGAAGCAGGCAGGCGATACTGCCGCGATCGCCGCAAACCAGGCAGCGATTCAAGAAAAGCAAAAGCAACTGACCGCGTTGTATGACCAACTGTACGAAAAGACAGGCTTAACCGGAGATAACCTGAATAATGCCGGAACCCAGCCAGCCTCCTCTGTTTCTAATGACTGGAATGTCACGCTGCAATTCGATAGCGAGGGCGCAAAACTGTTTGCTGACCTAACGAAAAGTTTGGCGGGCACCGGACGCACGCTGGGCATCTTTTTAGATAACCGCTTAATTAGCTCCCCAATTGTGGGAGTAGAACACGCCCAAACCGGAATCACAGGTGGAAATGCCGTGATTCAAGGTAACTTTACAGCGCAAAGTGCCAACGAACTGGCCATTCAACTTCGGGGCGGTTCCCTCCCATTCCCGGTTGAGATTGTGGAAAACCGCACAGTAGGCGCAACTTTAGGACGAGATAGTATTCAGCGCAGTATCTACGCAGCAATGGGAGGATTGTTTCTAGTGCTGGTTTTTATGGTGCTTTACTATCGCCTTCCTGGCGCGATCGCTGACATTGCCCTGATTATCTATGCCACCCTAACCTTAGCGGTGTTCATCTTGCTAGGAGTGACACTCACCCTTCCTGGCATCGCAGGTTTCATTCTCAGTATTGGCATGGCAGTCGATGCGAATGTCCTGATTTTTGAGCGCACTCGAGAAGAGCTACGAGCCGGAAAAAGCCTGTATCGCTCAGTAGAATCTGGTTTCTACCGGGCATTCTCCAGCATTCTAGACAGTAACGTCACCACAGTCATCGCCTGTTTAGCCCTCTTTTTCTTAGGCGCAGGATTAGTGAAAGGATTTGCCCTAACTCTGGGCATCGGCGTTGTTATTAGCATGTTTACTGCCGTGACTTGTAGTCGGACGTTAATGCTCTATGCCATCAGTTTTCCAGGGTTACGCAAACCCGAATACTTCTGTCCCAGTTTGAAAGGAACCAAGGTGGAGGCATAG
- a CDS encoding hypothetical protein (IMG reference gene:2510094511) — translation MSQSINIPKVDDFLQELATIQQTGSKRIALLGSRHVPITHQKLIEIMSYALVLEGNRLITSGATGANLAAIRGAMRADPSLLTVILPQSLERQPRESREQLEQVMHLVENPDNDTLSLAEASAICNQEIISRCQQLICFAFHDSATLLKTCQDAEEQRKIVTLFYFD, via the coding sequence TTGAGTCAGTCCATCAACATTCCAAAAGTCGATGATTTTCTGCAAGAGTTAGCCACAATCCAGCAGACCGGGTCTAAGCGGATCGCTTTGCTGGGGTCACGCCATGTGCCGATTACTCATCAGAAACTCATCGAAATCATGAGCTATGCCCTCGTTCTGGAAGGCAATCGGCTGATCACGTCAGGAGCGACGGGTGCAAACCTAGCAGCAATTCGGGGTGCAATGCGGGCAGATCCTTCTCTACTGACAGTGATCTTGCCACAAAGCTTAGAGCGTCAACCGCGAGAATCGCGTGAGCAACTGGAACAAGTGATGCATCTGGTTGAAAATCCAGATAATGATACGCTTTCCTTGGCTGAAGCTAGCGCGATTTGCAATCAGGAGATCATTTCGCGATGTCAGCAGCTCATTTGTTTTGCGTTTCATGACAGCGCTACATTGCTAAAAACCTGCCAGGATGCTGAGGAGCAGCGCAAGATTGTCACATTATTTTACTTTGACTAG